CGTTGTCGAGGCGGTCGGCGACCGGGCCAAGGTGCTCGCCGGGGTCGGCACCAACGACACCCGGCACACGATCGAGCTCGCCGTCGGGGCGGAGAAGGCGGGCGCACACGGCCTGCTGGTGGTGACGCCCTACTACAACAAGCCGCCGCAGGAGGGCCTCTACCGGCACTTCACCGCGGTCGCCGACGCCAGTGGGCTGCCGATCCTGCTCTATGACATCCCGCACCGCAGCGGCGTGCCGATCGAGACCGAGACGCTGGTCCGGCTGGCCGCACACGATCGCATCGTCGGGGTCAAGGACGCCAAGGGCGACCTCACCGCGACGTCGTGGGTGCTCAGCCGCACCGACCTCGCGTTCTACTGCGGCGACGACGCCACGACCCTGCCGATGCTGGCGATCGGCGCGGTCGGCATCGTCGGCACCTCGACCCATTTCACCGGTCAACAGACCAAGCAGCTCATCCAGGCGTACGCGCGCGGCGACGTCGCCGAGGCTCTCGCCCTGCATCGCCGGCTGCTGCCGCTGTTCACCGGTGTTTTCCGTACCCAGGGCACCATCCTGGTCAAGGCCGGGCTGGCCATCAAGGGCCTGCCCGCCGGACCGGTCCGGCCGCCCCTCGTCGACGCGACCGCGGACCAGGTCGCGCAACTGCGCGCCGACGCCGCCGCGTGCGGACTGGAGCTTCCTGCATGACACTGGCCCACCTCGAGCTCGAACCGCCGCCGCCGCTGCCCGCGGGAGGCCTTCGGGTCACCCCACTGGGCGGCCTCGGCGCGATCGGCCGCAACATGACCGTCTTCGAATACGACGGCAAGTTGCTGGTCGTCGACTGTGGCGTGCTCTTCCCCGACGTCGAGCAACCGGGCGTCGACCTGATCCTGCCCGACTTCGCCCCGATCCTGGACCGGCTCGGCGACGTGCAGGCCATCGTGCTCACCCACGGCCACGAAGACCACATCGGTGCCGTGCCCTACCTGCTCGCCCACAAGCCCGACATCCCGCTGGTCGGTTCGCAGTTCACGCTGGCGCTGGTAGAGGCCAAGCTCCAGGAACGGCGGATGGAGCCCTACACGCTCACCGTCACCGAGGGGCAGCGCGAGCAACTCGGGCCGTTCGACGTCGAGTTCTTCGCCGTCAACCACTCGATCCCCGACGCGATGGCGGTCGCCATCCGCACGCCGGCCGGGCTGGTGCTGCACACCGGCGACTTCAAGATGGACCAGTTGCCGCTCGACGGCCGGATCACCGACCTGGCGGGCTTCGCCCGGCTCGGCTCCGAAGGCGTCGACCTGCTGCTCTCCGACTCGACCAACGCCGAGATCCCCGGCTTCGTGACACCGGAGCGGGAGATCGGCCCGGTGCTCGACGCGATCTTCGCGAAGGCCCGCGGGCGGGTCATCGTCGCGTCGTTCGCCTCCCACGTGCACCGGGTGCAGCAGGTGCTCGACGCGGCCGCCCTGCACGGCCGGCAGGTGGCCTTCATCGGTCGCTCGATGGTGCGCAACATGGGCATCGCCCGCGACCTGGGTCTGCTCCGGATCGAGCCGGGTCTCGTGGTCGGCATGGACGAGGCGATGCAGGCCCCGCCCGAGCGGATCGTGCTGATGTCGACCGGTTCGCAGGGCGAGCCGATGAGCGCGCTCGGCCGGATGGCCAACGGCGACCACCGGCACATCACGATCGCCCAGGGCGACACCGTCGTGCTGGCCAGCTCGCTGGTGCCGGGCAACGAGACCTCGGTCTACCGGGTGATCAACCGGCTCTCCCGGGCCGGCGCCAACGTGATCCACAAAGACGTGGCCAAGGTGCACGTCTCGGGCCACGCGCCGGCCGGCGAGCTGCTCTACCTGCTCAACGTGGTGCGGCCGAGCAACCTGTTGCCGGTGCACGGCGAGTGGCGGCACCTGCGGGCACACGCCCGGCTCGGCGTCGAGTCCGGCATCTCGCCGGAAAACGTGGTGCTCTGCGAAGACGGCGACGTGGTCGACCTGGTCGAGGGCCAGGCCAGGCTGGTCGGGCACGTGCCGAGCCGCTACATCTACGTCGACGGGCTCGCGGTCGGCGACATCGGCGAGTCGCTGCTGACCGAGCGCCGGATGCTGGGCGACGGCGGCTTCATCGCCGCCACCGTGGTGATCGACTCGGTCACCG
This genomic interval from Asanoa ferruginea contains the following:
- the dapA gene encoding 4-hydroxy-tetrahydrodipicolinate synthase; the encoded protein is MTQEHSAARPFGELITAMVSPFTADGALDLDGVQRLAAHLVDEQGNDALVINGTAGESPTTTDSEKEALVRAVVEAVGDRAKVLAGVGTNDTRHTIELAVGAEKAGAHGLLVVTPYYNKPPQEGLYRHFTAVADASGLPILLYDIPHRSGVPIETETLVRLAAHDRIVGVKDAKGDLTATSWVLSRTDLAFYCGDDATTLPMLAIGAVGIVGTSTHFTGQQTKQLIQAYARGDVAEALALHRRLLPLFTGVFRTQGTILVKAGLAIKGLPAGPVRPPLVDATADQVAQLRADAAACGLELPA
- a CDS encoding ribonuclease J; this encodes MTLAHLELEPPPPLPAGGLRVTPLGGLGAIGRNMTVFEYDGKLLVVDCGVLFPDVEQPGVDLILPDFAPILDRLGDVQAIVLTHGHEDHIGAVPYLLAHKPDIPLVGSQFTLALVEAKLQERRMEPYTLTVTEGQREQLGPFDVEFFAVNHSIPDAMAVAIRTPAGLVLHTGDFKMDQLPLDGRITDLAGFARLGSEGVDLLLSDSTNAEIPGFVTPEREIGPVLDAIFAKARGRVIVASFASHVHRVQQVLDAAALHGRQVAFIGRSMVRNMGIARDLGLLRIEPGLVVGMDEAMQAPPERIVLMSTGSQGEPMSALGRMANGDHRHITIAQGDTVVLASSLVPGNETSVYRVINRLSRAGANVIHKDVAKVHVSGHAPAGELLYLLNVVRPSNLLPVHGEWRHLRAHARLGVESGISPENVVLCEDGDVVDLVEGQARLVGHVPSRYIYVDGLAVGDIGESLLTERRMLGDGGFIAATVVIDSVTGKVVGGPAVSAKGFSENPEAFDPVLPLITEALSRAAAENITDPHQLQQIVRRTVGRWVNDAYRRRPMIVPTVVEV